In one window of Chryseobacterium viscerum DNA:
- the atpE gene encoding ATP synthase F0 subunit C: MEIPKIVGAGIVVLGVGIGLGKIGAAALEAIARQPEQSGKIQTAMLIAAALVEGVAFAALFAVN, from the coding sequence ATGGAAATCCCTAAAATTGTAGGTGCTGGTATCGTAGTACTAGGTGTAGGTATCGGTCTTGGTAAAATCGGAGCTGCTGCTCTTGAAGCTATCGCTAGACAACCTGAGCAATCTGGAAAAATCCAAACAGCTATGCTTATCGCAGCTGCACTTGTAGAAGGTGTTGCGTTTGCTGCTCTATTCGCAGTAAACTAA
- a CDS encoding F0F1 ATP synthase subunit B, which translates to MELIHQFSSGLFIIQSVIFLALLFLLGKFAWKPILKSINDRETSIVDALNQAKLARKEMETLKEDNERIIREAKIERDAILKEAREIKDRIVGEAKDVAKTEGDRMIEAAKQTINAEKNAAMADIKTQIGTLSVNIAESILKQKLDNSEAQNELVQNYLNKSNLN; encoded by the coding sequence ATGGAATTAATTCATCAGTTTTCGTCAGGATTATTTATTATCCAGTCTGTTATTTTTCTAGCATTATTATTTTTGTTAGGTAAATTCGCTTGGAAACCTATTTTAAAGTCTATCAATGACAGAGAAACATCTATTGTTGACGCTCTTAATCAGGCTAAATTAGCTAGAAAAGAAATGGAAACTTTAAAAGAGGATAACGAAAGAATCATTCGTGAAGCTAAAATCGAAAGAGATGCTATCCTTAAAGAAGCTAGAGAAATTAAAGACAGAATCGTAGGGGAAGCTAAAGATGTTGCTAAAACTGAAGGAGACAGAATGATCGAAGCTGCTAAACAGACTATCAATGCTGAGAAAAATGCTGCTATGGCAGACATCAAAACTCAAATTGGTACTTTATCTGTAAACATTGCTGAGTCTATCCTGAAACAAAAATTAGACAACAGCGAAGCTCAAAACGAATTAGTTCAAAATTATTTAAACAAATCAAACCTTAACTAA
- the atpH gene encoding ATP synthase F1 subunit delta has translation MLTSKVAKRYAQGLLDFTNESGQTATVFSEMKDVVKIMKESVDLNKFFMTPYIDSKKKIEVANEIFKGLSVSSQNLIKLVIKHGRENQLKNIAQEFINKVEDLSGVQRVTLTTATPLSKENLDQILRSTSLVNADSNFDLKVNVKPEILGGYVLRVGDQQVDASVKTKLNQVKKDFQLN, from the coding sequence ATGCTTACATCTAAAGTAGCTAAAAGATACGCACAAGGTTTACTTGATTTCACAAATGAGTCAGGTCAAACGGCTACTGTATTTTCTGAAATGAAAGATGTAGTAAAGATCATGAAAGAGTCTGTAGACTTAAATAAATTTTTCATGACTCCTTATATCGATTCTAAAAAGAAAATAGAAGTAGCAAACGAGATTTTCAAAGGTTTATCTGTTTCTTCTCAGAATTTAATCAAATTGGTGATTAAACATGGACGTGAAAACCAATTGAAAAATATCGCTCAGGAATTTATCAACAAGGTAGAAGACCTTAGCGGTGTACAGAGAGTAACACTTACTACGGCAACTCCGCTTTCAAAAGAGAACCTTGATCAGATTTTAAGATCTACAAGTCTTGTAAACGCTGATTCAAACTTTGATCTGAAAGTAAATGTAAAACCTGAAATTCTTGGAGGATATGTTCTAAGAGTAGGTGACCAGCAGGTAGATGCGTCTGTGAAGACAAAATTGAACCAAGTTAAAAAAGATTTCCAATTAAATTAA
- the atpA gene encoding F0F1 ATP synthase subunit alpha produces the protein MAEINPAEVSAILKQQLANFDTQSNVEEVGTVLTIGDGIARVYGLENVQYGELVKFSSDVEGIVLNLEEDNVGVALLGESKLVKEGDTVRRTNRISSIKVGEGMLGRVVDTLGNPIDGKGPITGDLYEMPLERKAPGVIFRQPVTEPLQSGIVAIDSMIPVGRGQRELIIGDRQTGKTTVAIDTIINQKEFFDAGQPVYCIYVAIGQKASTVAQIVKTLSDKGALAYTVIVAANASDPVPMQVYSAMAGAAIGEFFRDTGRPALIVYDDLSKQAVAYRELSLLLRRPPGREAYPGDVFYLHSRLLERAAKVIADDNIAKQMNDLPESLRPIVKGGGSLTALPIIETQAGDVSAYIPTNVISITDGQIFLESDLFNSGVRPAINVGISVSRVGGNAQIKSMKKVSGTLKLDQAQYKELEAFAKFGSDLDASTLAVISKGERNVELLKQPVNSPLPVDSQVAMIYAGTENLLRNVPIRKVKEFQVEYIAFLRSKHPDTMAAIKAGKIDNDITAVLKQAANDLASKYN, from the coding sequence ATGGCAGAAATAAATCCGGCAGAAGTATCTGCGATCTTAAAACAGCAATTGGCCAACTTCGATACTCAATCAAACGTTGAGGAAGTAGGTACAGTTTTAACCATCGGTGATGGTATTGCTCGTGTATACGGGTTAGAAAACGTACAATACGGAGAGTTGGTGAAATTTTCTAGTGATGTAGAAGGTATTGTACTTAACCTTGAAGAAGACAACGTAGGTGTTGCTCTACTTGGTGAAAGTAAATTAGTAAAAGAAGGTGATACAGTAAGAAGAACAAACAGAATCTCTTCTATCAAAGTAGGAGAAGGTATGTTAGGAAGAGTAGTAGATACTCTTGGTAACCCTATCGATGGTAAAGGTCCTATTACTGGGGATTTATACGAAATGCCATTGGAAAGAAAAGCTCCTGGAGTTATCTTCAGACAGCCGGTAACTGAGCCTTTACAGTCAGGTATCGTTGCAATTGACTCTATGATTCCTGTAGGAAGAGGACAGAGAGAGCTTATCATTGGTGACAGACAGACAGGTAAAACTACTGTTGCGATCGATACGATCATCAACCAAAAAGAATTCTTTGATGCTGGGCAGCCAGTATATTGTATATATGTTGCAATCGGTCAGAAAGCTTCTACTGTAGCACAAATCGTTAAAACTCTTTCTGATAAAGGAGCTTTAGCTTATACTGTAATCGTTGCAGCGAATGCATCAGATCCAGTTCCAATGCAGGTATATTCTGCGATGGCAGGTGCTGCTATCGGTGAATTCTTCAGAGATACAGGTAGACCAGCATTGATCGTTTATGATGATTTATCTAAACAAGCTGTTGCTTACCGTGAGCTTTCTCTACTATTAAGAAGACCACCGGGCCGTGAAGCTTACCCTGGAGACGTTTTCTATCTTCACTCAAGACTATTGGAAAGAGCTGCAAAAGTAATTGCTGATGACAATATTGCTAAGCAAATGAACGATTTGCCAGAATCTCTTAGACCAATTGTAAAAGGTGGTGGTTCATTAACAGCACTTCCAATTATTGAAACTCAGGCTGGTGACGTTTCTGCGTATATCCCTACTAACGTAATCTCTATTACAGACGGACAGATCTTCTTGGAGTCTGATCTATTCAACTCAGGGGTTCGTCCTGCGATCAACGTAGGTATCTCTGTATCAAGAGTAGGAGGTAACGCTCAGATCAAATCAATGAAAAAAGTATCTGGTACTTTGAAATTAGACCAGGCTCAATATAAAGAACTAGAAGCGTTTGCTAAATTCGGTTCTGACCTTGATGCTTCTACTTTAGCAGTTATCTCTAAAGGAGAAAGAAACGTAGAGCTTCTTAAGCAGCCAGTAAACTCTCCACTTCCGGTAGACAGCCAGGTTGCAATGATCTACGCTGGAACTGAGAACTTGCTAAGAAATGTTCCTATCAGAAAAGTAAAAGAATTCCAGGTTGAGTATATCGCATTCCTGAGATCTAAGCACCCTGATACAATGGCAGCTATTAAAGCAGGTAAAATCGATAACGATATTACAGCAGTTCTTAAGCAGGCAGCTAACGATTTAGCTTCTAAATATAATTAA
- the atpG gene encoding ATP synthase F1 subunit gamma, translating into MANLKEIRGRITSISSTMQITRAMKMVSAAKLKKAQDAIVMLRPYSEKLQELIQNVNSSSDPDQISVYAQKREVKRILFIAVTSNRGLAGAFNSSIVKELNLQFQNNSQYEIEVLPVGKKVYDAVRRNRAVYANGSSVYDNLNFDAVAHITEGVMTSFREGKFDEVYVIYNKFVNAATQEVTTEKLLPISMPENTEPQVETDYIFEPNRAEILDNLIPKSIKTQVFKSILDSVASEHGARMTAMHKATDNAEALRNDLKIFYNKARQAAITNEILEIVSGAEALKNS; encoded by the coding sequence ATGGCAAACTTAAAAGAAATACGAGGCAGAATTACGTCAATTTCATCTACGATGCAGATTACACGTGCTATGAAAATGGTTTCCGCTGCGAAACTTAAAAAAGCACAGGATGCAATCGTAATGTTAAGACCTTATTCTGAAAAATTACAGGAGCTTATCCAGAATGTAAATTCTAGCTCAGATCCTGATCAGATTTCTGTATATGCTCAGAAAAGAGAGGTTAAAAGAATACTATTTATCGCTGTTACTTCAAACAGAGGTCTTGCAGGAGCTTTTAACTCTTCTATCGTAAAAGAGCTTAACCTTCAGTTCCAGAACAACTCTCAATATGAGATTGAAGTTCTACCGGTAGGTAAAAAAGTATATGATGCTGTAAGAAGAAACCGTGCGGTATATGCTAATGGAAGTTCTGTTTATGATAACCTGAACTTTGACGCAGTTGCTCATATCACTGAAGGGGTGATGACAAGCTTCAGAGAAGGGAAATTTGACGAAGTATATGTTATTTATAACAAATTCGTGAATGCAGCAACTCAGGAAGTAACTACAGAAAAACTTCTTCCGATTTCAATGCCTGAGAACACTGAACCGCAGGTTGAAACAGATTATATTTTTGAACCTAACAGAGCTGAGATCCTGGATAATTTGATTCCAAAATCTATCAAAACTCAGGTTTTCAAATCAATCTTGGATTCAGTAGCATCTGAGCATGGAGCGAGAATGACTGCAATGCACAAAGCTACAGATAATGCAGAAGCGTTGAGAAATGATCTGAAGATCTTCTACAACAAAGCAAGACAGGCTGCAATTACCAACGAAATTTTGGAAATTGTTTCCGGAGCAGAAGCTTTGAAAAATTCATAA
- a CDS encoding hemolysin family protein: MDSDIVRLLLALFLVLLNGFFVAAEFSIVKVRYSQIQLKAAEGNSMAKQAEHIIKHLDEYLSATQLGITLASLALGWVGESALHHVVENIFHSLNIDLTQTTITTISVVTSFVLITIMHIVFGELIPKSIAIRKSEATTMATAVPLRVFYTIFKPFIWLMNSMSNGFLRLVKIHPASEQEIHSTEELQLLVKQSADSGEIEEENYEIIKNAFDFTDHSAKQIMVPRQNITSIDFEEDVNDIINKIMDSGYSRIPVYIDSIDNVIGIFYTKEIIREFVKRKGNLDHEDLKDLMRDAFFVVESKKVSDLLKTFQLKKQHIAIVIDEFGGTEGIITLEDILEELVGEIQDEEDDEEKIVDKISDNTYWVQATQPLDEINEFLPKRLPLSEESEYNSLAGFILYELEDIPEENQEFDLENYHFKILKMNNKSVELVELVYEEPNAIDHLADKIGEV, from the coding sequence ATGGACTCGGACATAGTCAGGCTATTGCTGGCCTTATTTCTTGTTTTACTAAATGGCTTCTTCGTAGCCGCAGAATTTTCAATTGTTAAAGTTCGTTACTCACAAATTCAGTTAAAAGCCGCAGAAGGAAATTCTATGGCAAAACAGGCAGAACATATCATCAAGCACCTTGATGAATATCTTTCCGCTACACAATTAGGAATTACATTGGCTTCCCTTGCCCTTGGTTGGGTAGGAGAAAGTGCCCTGCATCATGTGGTGGAAAATATCTTTCACTCATTGAATATAGATTTGACCCAGACAACAATTACTACAATTTCGGTAGTGACAAGTTTTGTGTTGATTACCATTATGCACATTGTATTTGGTGAGCTTATTCCAAAATCAATTGCGATCAGAAAATCCGAAGCAACTACAATGGCAACTGCCGTTCCGCTGAGAGTTTTTTACACAATTTTTAAACCGTTTATCTGGTTGATGAACTCAATGTCAAATGGTTTCCTTAGATTAGTTAAAATTCACCCGGCTTCCGAACAGGAAATTCACTCTACGGAAGAACTTCAGCTTTTGGTAAAACAAAGTGCTGACAGCGGAGAGATTGAGGAAGAAAACTATGAGATTATCAAAAATGCATTTGATTTTACTGATCATTCTGCTAAACAGATCATGGTTCCAAGACAAAATATTACTTCCATCGATTTTGAAGAAGATGTGAATGATATCATCAATAAGATTATGGACAGCGGGTATTCCCGTATTCCTGTATATATTGATTCAATTGACAATGTTATCGGGATTTTCTATACAAAAGAGATCATCAGAGAATTTGTTAAAAGAAAAGGAAATCTGGATCATGAAGATCTTAAAGATTTAATGAGAGATGCCTTTTTCGTTGTAGAAAGTAAAAAAGTCTCAGACTTACTGAAAACGTTCCAGCTTAAAAAACAACATATCGCTATCGTTATCGACGAGTTTGGTGGAACTGAAGGAATTATTACATTAGAAGATATTCTGGAAGAACTGGTAGGGGAAATTCAGGATGAAGAAGACGACGAAGAAAAAATCGTTGATAAAATATCAGATAATACCTATTGGGTACAGGCTACGCAGCCTTTGGACGAAATCAATGAATTTCTGCCTAAAAGACTGCCGCTTTCAGAAGAAAGTGAGTACAATTCATTAGCCGGATTCATTCTTTATGAGTTGGAAGACATCCCTGAAGAAAACCAGGAATTTGATCTCGAGAACTACCACTTTAAAATTCTGAAAATGAATAATAAAAGTGTAGAACTTGTGGAGCTGGTCTATGAGGAACCTAATGCTATAGATCATTTAGCAGATAAAATTGGAGAAGTTTAA
- a CDS encoding ATP-dependent Clp protease adaptor ClpS — MNFYNSIKDYENPKRQYEEEVLVLDDTDEVYKLVLHNDDVHTFDYVIDCLIEICKHTLEQAEQCTMLVHYKGKCTVKTGSIDILKPMHEKLISRELTSEIV, encoded by the coding sequence ATGAATTTTTATAACAGTATAAAAGATTACGAAAACCCAAAGCGGCAGTATGAGGAAGAAGTCCTCGTTCTGGATGATACGGATGAAGTCTATAAACTGGTACTGCATAACGACGATGTTCACACATTTGATTATGTAATAGACTGTCTGATCGAAATATGCAAGCATACGTTAGAGCAGGCTGAGCAATGTACAATGCTTGTTCACTACAAAGGCAAATGTACAGTAAAAACAGGCTCAATAGATATTTTGAAACCTATGCATGAAAAATTAATTTCGCGCGAATTAACAAGCGAAATCGTATAA